In Oryza brachyantha chromosome 1, ObraRS2, whole genome shotgun sequence, the following are encoded in one genomic region:
- the LOC102703270 gene encoding UDP-glycosyltransferase 88B1-like, with the protein MESTVVLYTWKARGHLHPMMQFAEHIASHGVPVTVAIADVPSTGDSPETIARLSASYRSVSLHLLPPAPVARSGDTVDPDADPFITLLADLRATDAELVAFVRSLPSVKALVVDFFCAYGLDAAAELGVPAYLFFTPSASALASFLHVPVMQSAVSFGEMGRSLLHFPGVHPIPASDMPDVLLDRDNYQYKTVIAFFEQLAKAKHILANTFEWLEPRAVKAIQDGIPRPGAPAPRLFCVGPLIGEERGGDQKKHECLRWLDAQPAQSVVFLCFGSVSSVTVEQLKQIAAGLERSEHAFLWAVRAPVAPDADSTKRFESRGEASLESLLPEGFLDRTRGRGLVLPSWAPQLEVLRHPATGAFVTHCGWNSTLEAIAAGVPMVCWPMYAEQKMNKVFIVEDMKLGVVMDGYDDGMVKAAEVEAKVRLVMESEQGREIRERMALAKEMAARAMEVGGSSMASIADFLSSLKLATSTDN; encoded by the coding sequence ATGGAGAGCACCGTCGTGCTCTACACATGGAAGGCCAGGGGGCACCTCCACCCCATGATGCAGTTCGCCGAGCACATCGCCAGCCACGGCGTCCCGGtcaccgtcgccatcgccgacgtTCCGTCGACGGGTGACTCCCCTGAGACCATCGCCCGTCTCTCTGCCTCCTACCGTTCCGTCTCCTTGCACCTGCTTccaccggcgccggtggcCCGTTCCGGCGACACGGTCGACCCTGACGCTGACCCCTTCATcaccctcctcgccgacctccgTGCCACGGACGCCGAGCTCGTCGCATTCGTCCGCTCCCTCCCATCCGTGAAGGCCCTCGTCGTCGACTTCTTCTGCGCGTACGGGCTCGACGCGGCCGCGGAGCTCGGCGTCCCGGCCTACCTATTCTTCACGCCCTCCGCGTCGGCCCTTGCTTCCTTCCTGCACGTCCCCGTCATGCAATCCGCCGTGTCGTTCGGGGAGATGGGGCGCTCCTTGCTGCACTTCCCCGGAGTCCATCCGATCCCGGCGTCCGACATGCCGGACGTCCTGCTCGACCGCGACAACTACCAGTACAAGACAGTCATTGCGTTCTTCGAGCAGCTGGCCAAAGCGAAGCACATACTGGCGAACACGTTCGAGTGGCTGGAACCCCGCGCCGTGAAGGCAATACAAGACGGGATCCCACGCCCcggcgcgcccgcgccgagaTTATTCTGCGTTGGTCCCTTGATCGGAGAGGAGCGGGGAGGCGACCAGAAGAAGCACGAGTGCTTAAGGTGGCTGGACGCGCAGCCGGCGCAGAGCGTGGTCTTCCTCTGCTTCGGGAGCGTGAGCTCGGTTACAGTGGAGCAGCTAAAGCAGATCGCCGCGGGGCTGGAGAGGAGCGAACACGCTTTCCTCTGGGCCGTGCGCGCGCCGGTCGCGCCGGACGCTGATTCCACGAAACGGTTCGAGAGCCGCGGGGAGGCGTCGCTGGAGTCGCTGCTACCGGAGGGGTTCTTGGACAGGACCCGGGGCCGCGGGCTGGTGCTGCCGTCGTGGGCGCCGCAGCTGGAGGTGCTGCGACACCCGGCTACCGGCGCGTTCGTGACGCACTGCGGGTGGAACTCGACGCTGGAGGCCATCGCGGCAGGGGTGCCGATGGTTTGCTGGCCGATGTACGCAGAGCAGAAGATGAACAAGGTGTTCATCGTGGAGGACATGAAGCTTGGGGTGGTGATGGATGGCTACGACGATGGGATGGTGAAGGCAGCGGAGGTGGAAGCGAAGGTAAGGCTGGTGATGGAGTCTGAGCAAGGGAGGGAGATCAGAGAGAGGATGGCCTTGGCGAAAGAGATGGCCGCTCGGGCCATGGAGGTCGGTGGATCATCGATGGCATCAATCGCTGATTTTCTTAGCAGCTTGAAGTTAGCGACGTCGACGGACAATTGA